The Bacteroidota bacterium genome segment TGTAGGAAATTCGAATGGTTGTGAATCCGGAGTAAATATTCCGAATGTAATTATTGGCGTAGAATATTTAACATCAGGAAAAATTATTGATGTTTATCCGAACCCATCAAATGGAAATTTTGAAATTACTTTCGATGCTGTGTCGTCAGATATGATTGTTGTTACAGTGATCGATAAGGTTGGGAAAATTGTATTCGAAAAAGAAGTACTCGTAAATTCAGGTTCAAATAAAATTAAAGTTTCGAATACAATTTCGCTTCCGGAATTTATCTGCTCAAATTGTCAAATGATAAAGGTGTTGTTTCAAAACGATTGGTAATAAATAAATAGATCTAGCCACATGAAAAAGCTCATATTATCTTTGTTGATATTTTTATTCCATTCTGCTAATACGTATGCGCAGTCTATTGTACCAAATAATGGAATGCAAGGTCAATCGTTGCAAACTACAATTACACTAGCAGCAGGAGCAATGTATAGTTCTTCTGGTCCTATGGGATCTAGTGACATCTATTTGCAGCAAGGTGCTACGACAATTTTTGCCAATAGTGCTTATTCACCTTATTCTGATTGGTATTTTGGATATGATTCATGGGGAAATTATGTTTACACTGATTCCGGTCGTGTTATATTTGACATTCCTTTAAATGCACCAGGTGGATTATATGATGTTGTGGTATATACCTATCTCAATCCATGGGGTACACCAACACAAAATGTTATTCCCGGAGCATTTTTTATCGGTGTTGTTGCAGGAACTATTAGAGGTTCGGTTTATTTTGATACCAATCAAAATGGAGTGCGCGATCTTAACGAACCGCCGATGGCGAATAGTACAGTACAGTTTACTCCCGGCAATCAAATCGCTTTTACTAATAGTCAGGGAGAGTTTATCTTTTTTGCAGATACAGGAACATACACTACCTCTTATATCCCACCACCCACTTTTAGTCAGACGTCAACGCCATTAACTTATACTTCTACAATCCCGCCTTCTGTTACCGGACAGGATTTTGGTACATTCTCATCTTTATATGCACATGATCACAATATCAGCATTATAAGGAATAGGGTAAGATGTAATTTAAATGCATCACTTCCGGTTCAGGTCTATAATTCCGGCCTCCTGCCATCTCAGGATAGAATTACACTTATTACCTCTTCCAATTATATTTATGTTTCTTCTACTGTCGCACCTGACATAATAAACGGTGATACACTGACCTGGAATACTCCGGTAATTAATCCCGGTACGTATTATCACCTTGGTGGTGGCATTACATTCACGGCGCCTGCTGCTCAGCAGATTGTGTCAATAACTGTTATAGATAGTGTATTTGATCTTTCAGGAAACTTCGTTGAAGTGTACACAGATACTTATACATATGAAGTCCGATGCAGTTATGATCCGAATGATAAACATGTAAGTCCGGAAGGAGTGCTTTCGCAGAAATATACACCGATCAATTCAGCACTTACTTATCTTGTAAATTTCCAGAATACAGGAAATGATTCTGCCTATGATGTATTTATTTTTGACACACTTGATGTAAATCTTGACCCTCTGACTTTCGAGTTGCTGGGAAGCAGTCACGAAGTAAATACACAGCTTACTCCCAATGGAGATGTTCGTTTTAATTTCTTCAACATAATGCTACCTGATAGTGGCACTGATGAGCCGGGAAGTCATGGTTGGGTATTGTTTAAGGTGAATCCGGATGCATCACTTCCTGACCCGACAGTAATAACCAATACTGCTCATATCGTTTTCGATCAGAATTCTCCTATCATAACAAATACTACATTAAATACTATGACAGCATTGCAATATCCGCAATCAGGATTTAGTACTGCTGATGTAAATATTTGTGAAACGAGTTGTATCATTTATAATAATCTTTCAACATCAGGTACCAGTTATAACTGGAGTTTCCCCGGTGGTTCTCCTTCATCAAGCACAGCATCCGCACCGGGAGCAATTTGTTATTCTACATCCGGCTCGTATGATGTAACGCTTATTACTACTAATGCACTTGGAAGTGATACTCTGATCCAGCCTGCATATATTAATGTGGCAGTATCTCCGGCAATTTTCTCTGTTGTTCAATCAGGAGATTCTCTGATCGCTCCGCAAGGATACTCAGGCTACGAATGGTATTTCAACAATGTGTTGATTCCGGGCGATACTTTATATTACCATATAGCCACCCAGAATGGGGATTATAGTGTTGTAGTCAATAATCCTAATGGATGTGAGTTGGGTGTAAATATTTCTGGTGTGATCACAGGAATTGAAGATGATATATCTTCTTTAAACATTCTTGATGTGTATCCTAATCCATCTGCAGGTGCATTTGAAATTTCATTCTTATCGCAAGGAATTCAAAAAGTGAAAATTGAATTTTATGATTATGTTGGAAAAGTAATTGAAGCAAAAACTATTCTCTCTACAAATGGCTTGAATAAGATTGCATTTAATTCTTATGAACTTTCATCAGGCATGTATATGTTGAAATTAACAGATAATTATAAATCCGTAACTAAAATAGTAATGATCAAATAATCACAATCATGAAAAAATATTTCTATATCATATTTATATTACTTGCATTCACCGGATCTGTTACAGCACAGATTGTATCGGTGTCTCCTGATACGGCACGCAGAGGACAGATGCTTACCACTACCATAACCATGCAGGCTGGACTGATAACAAATGCTACACCGCCTTTTATGGGAAATGACCTCTATTTACAGCAGGGAGCAACAATTATTTATGCTACAAGTGTCAATTGGCCCGGCACTTGGGATCCTTTTAACCAAATATGGACAGTTGCAGATTCAGGAACAGCTACATTCAATATTCCAGGATCAGTTCCGTCCGGATTATATGATGTATTCGTAACTTTTAATCCCGGCCCGTTTCCTGCAACATATTCAATGCCGAATGGATTCTTTATTAAGGATCCTGCAGGAACAATTCAAGGTAATGTGTTTTTTGATGTTAATCAAAATGGTGTACGTGATGTCAATGATCCACCTTTACAAAATGCGCTCATTCAAATTTCTCCAACTAATGAGTTGGCATTTTCTAATTCAGCGGGAGATTTCATCTATTATGCCGATTCAGGGACCTATACTACTTCCTATGTCCCAGCACCAACATTTAGTCAGACTACGATACCATTAACTTATACATCAACTATTCCACCATCAGTTTCCGGAAATGATTTTGGAGCATTTTCTTCATCTTTTTTATATGCACATAGTGCAGTTATTACGAGGGTGAGAAACAGATGTAATACGACTAGTGGAGTTAATGTGTCAATAAGGAATACCGGTTATCTTGGAGTTCAGGATAGAGTTTTCCTGATCACTTCCTCGAATTCTGTTTTCAGTTCATCTGTAGTTCCGCCTGATATGATAAGCGGAGATACACTAATGTGGAATACTCCGGTAATCAATGCAGGTTCAGTTTATAATCTTGGAGGTGGGATGCAATTCACAATTCCGGCCGCTATGCAAACAGTTACTATGAATGTAATAGACAGTGTTTTTGATCTGTCAGGAAATTTCATTGACGTATACTATGATGTCTTTAGTTATGAAGTACGTTGTGCTTATGACCCGAACGATAAACACTCTTCTCCTTTGGGCGTGCTTGCGCAACATTACACTCCAATAAATTCTGAGTTAACTTATCACATCAATTTCCAGAATACAGGAAACGATACGGCATACGATGTATTCATACTGGATACTCTTGATGCTAATCTGGATCCTACTACATTTATGGTTTTGGAAAGTAGTCATCCAATGGCTGCACAAATGACTGCATCAGGTGCAGTGCGTTTTAACTTTCTGAATATAATGTTACCTGATAGCGGAATAGATGAACCGGGTAGTCATGGTTGGGTCACTTACAGAATAAGACCTGATATTGGTTTGCCGGATCCTACTGTAATAAGAAATACATCATATATCATTTTTGATATGAATGATCCAATAGTCACAAATACGACTATCAATACTATGACTGCCTTGCAATATCCCCAGGCTAACTTTACAACAGGTGATGTGAGTATCTGTGAAACAGATTGTATAATTTATAATAATCAATCAGTGTCAGGTACAAGTTATAACTGGAGTTTCCCTGGTGGTTCTCCTTCTTCAAGCACAGCATCGGCACCCGGAGTAATATGTTATTCTACATCCGGCTCGTATGATGTAACGCTTATTACTACTAATGCACTTGGAAGTGATACTCTGATCCAGCCTGCATATATTAATGTGGCAGTATCTCCGGCAATTTTCTCTGTTGTTCAATCAGGAGATTCTCTGATCGCTCCGCAAGGATATTCAGGTTATGAATGGTACTTCAACAATGTGTTGATTCCGGACGATACTTTATATTACCATATAGCCACCCAGAATGGAGATTATGGGGTAGTTGTCAGTAATCCAAATGGATGTCAGTCGGGAGTTAATATCTCAAATGTCACTATTGGAATTTACGAAACGGTTGATTCAAAACTAGTTACACTTTATCCAAATCCTGCTTCAGATAGGGTTGAAATATCTTACAATTCAATGACTAACGACATTGCATTTATTTCGATTATTGATAAAATTGGTCAGGTAGTAA includes the following:
- a CDS encoding T9SS type A sorting domain-containing protein — protein: MKKLILSLLIFLFHSANTYAQSIVPNNGMQGQSLQTTITLAAGAMYSSSGPMGSSDIYLQQGATTIFANSAYSPYSDWYFGYDSWGNYVYTDSGRVIFDIPLNAPGGLYDVVVYTYLNPWGTPTQNVIPGAFFIGVVAGTIRGSVYFDTNQNGVRDLNEPPMANSTVQFTPGNQIAFTNSQGEFIFFADTGTYTTSYIPPPTFSQTSTPLTYTSTIPPSVTGQDFGTFSSLYAHDHNISIIRNRVRCNLNASLPVQVYNSGLLPSQDRITLITSSNYIYVSSTVAPDIINGDTLTWNTPVINPGTYYHLGGGITFTAPAAQQIVSITVIDSVFDLSGNFVEVYTDTYTYEVRCSYDPNDKHVSPEGVLSQKYTPINSALTYLVNFQNTGNDSAYDVFIFDTLDVNLDPLTFELLGSSHEVNTQLTPNGDVRFNFFNIMLPDSGTDEPGSHGWVLFKVNPDASLPDPTVITNTAHIVFDQNSPIITNTTLNTMTALQYPQSGFSTADVNICETSCIIYNNLSTSGTSYNWSFPGGSPSSSTASAPGAICYSTSGSYDVTLITTNALGSDTLIQPAYINVAVSPAIFSVVQSGDSLIAPQGYSGYEWYFNNVLIPGDTLYYHIATQNGDYSVVVNNPNGCELGVNISGVITGIEDDISSLNILDVYPNPSAGAFEISFLSQGIQKVKIEFYDYVGKVIEAKTILSTNGLNKIAFNSYELSSGMYMLKLTDNYKSVTKIVMIK
- a CDS encoding T9SS type A sorting domain-containing protein, which gives rise to MKKYFYIIFILLAFTGSVTAQIVSVSPDTARRGQMLTTTITMQAGLITNATPPFMGNDLYLQQGATIIYATSVNWPGTWDPFNQIWTVADSGTATFNIPGSVPSGLYDVFVTFNPGPFPATYSMPNGFFIKDPAGTIQGNVFFDVNQNGVRDVNDPPLQNALIQISPTNELAFSNSAGDFIYYADSGTYTTSYVPAPTFSQTTIPLTYTSTIPPSVSGNDFGAFSSSFLYAHSAVITRVRNRCNTTSGVNVSIRNTGYLGVQDRVFLITSSNSVFSSSVVPPDMISGDTLMWNTPVINAGSVYNLGGGMQFTIPAAMQTVTMNVIDSVFDLSGNFIDVYYDVFSYEVRCAYDPNDKHSSPLGVLAQHYTPINSELTYHINFQNTGNDTAYDVFILDTLDANLDPTTFMVLESSHPMAAQMTASGAVRFNFLNIMLPDSGIDEPGSHGWVTYRIRPDIGLPDPTVIRNTSYIIFDMNDPIVTNTTINTMTALQYPQANFTTGDVSICETDCIIYNNQSVSGTSYNWSFPGGSPSSSTASAPGVICYSTSGSYDVTLITTNALGSDTLIQPAYINVAVSPAIFSVVQSGDSLIAPQGYSGYEWYFNNVLIPDDTLYYHIATQNGDYGVVVSNPNGCQSGVNISNVTIGIYETVDSKLVTLYPNPASDRVEISYNSMTNDIAFISIIDKIGQVVKSVEYKSATGSNKFELNTSELSSGIYTIQISIGSKLISKMLMINK